A part of Mesoplodon densirostris isolate mMesDen1 chromosome 10, mMesDen1 primary haplotype, whole genome shotgun sequence genomic DNA contains:
- the PTK7 gene encoding inactive tyrosine-protein kinase 7 isoform X2, producing MARLPRAGFISCTCVRHRRVSSGAQATIVFIKEPSSQDALQGRRALLRCEVEASGPVHVYWLLDGAPVQDTERRFAQGSSLSFAAVDRLQDSGAFQCVARDDATGEEARSANASFNIKWIESGPVVLKHPASEAEIQPQTQVMLRCHIDGHPRPTYQWFQDGSALSDGQSNHTVSSKEKNLTLRPAGPEHSGIYSCCAHNAFGQACSSQNFTLSIADESFARVVLAPQDVVVARNEEAMFHCQFSAHPPPSLQWVFEDETPITNRSRPPHVRRATVFANGSLLLTQVRPRNAGVYRCVGQGQRGPPVILEATLHLAEIEDMPPFEPRVFTAGSEERVACPPPQGLPEPSVWWEHAGARLPAHGRVYQQGHELVFASTAESDAGVYTCHAANLAGWRRQDVNITVATVPTWLEKPQDSQLEEGKPGYLHCLTQATPKPTVSWYRNQMLISEDSRFEVFKNGTLRINSVEVYDGTWYRCVSSTPAGSIEAQARVQVLEKLKFTPPPRPQQCMEFDKEATVPCSATGREKPTIKWVRADGSSLPEWVTDNAGTLHFSRVTRNDAGNYTCIASNGLQGQIRAHVQLTVAVFITFKVEPERTTVYQGHTALLRCEAQGDPKPLIQWKGKDRILDPTKLGPRMHIFQNGSLVIHDVAPEDSGRYTCIAGNSCNIKHTEAPLYVVDKPMLEESEGLGSPPPYKMIQTIGLSVGAAVAYIIAVLGLMFYCKKRCKAKRLQKQPEGEEPEMECLNGGPLQNGQPSAEIQEEVALTSLGSSSAATNKRHSTSDKMHFPRASLQPITTLGKSEFGEVFLAKAQGLEEGVPETLVLVKSLQSRDEQQQLDFRREFEMFGKLNHANVVRLLGLCREAEPHYMVLEYVDLGDLKQFLRISKSKDEKLKSQPLSTKQKVALCTQVALGMEHLSNNRFVHKDLAARNCLVSAQRQVKVSALGLSKDVYNSEYYHFRQAWVPLRWMSPEAILEGDFSTKSDVWAFGVLMWEVFTHGEMPHGGQADDEVLADLQAGKARLPQPEGCPSKLYRLMQRCWALSPKDRPSFSEIANTLGDSPADNKP from the exons ATGGCCAGGCTGCCGAGGGCCGGGTTCATCTCCTGCACATGTGTTCGGCATCGCCGCGTGTCATCGG GTGCCCAGGCAACCATTGTCTTCATCAAGGAGCCATCCTCCCAGGATGCGCTGCAGGGGCGCCGGGCGCTGCTCCGCTGTGAGGTCGAGGCCTCAGGCCCAGTGCACGTGTACTGGCTGCTGGATGGGGCCCCTGTCCAGGACACCGAGCGGCGCTTCGCCCAGGGCAGCAGCCTGAGCTTTGCAGCTGTGGACCGGCTGCAGGACTCGGGAGCCTTCCAGTGCGTGGCTCGGGATGATGCCACCGGAGAGGAGGCTCGCAGTGCCAATGCCTCCTTCAACATCAAAT gGATTGAGTCCGGTCCCGTGGTCCTGAAGCATCCAGCCTCGGAAGCCGAGATCCAGCCACAGACCCAGGTCATGTTGCGTTGTCACATTGATGGGCACCCTCG GCCCACCTACCAGTGGTTCCAAGATGGGAGTGCCCTGTCTGATGGTCAGAGCAACCACACGGTCAGCAGTAAGGAGAAGAACCTGACCCTCCGGCCAGCCGGCCCTGAGCACAGTGGCATCTACTCCTGCTGTGCCCACAATGCCTTTGGCCAGGCCTGCAGCAGCCAGAACTTCACCTTGAGCATTGCTG ATGAGAGCTTTGCCAGGGTGGTACTGGCTCCCCAGGACGTGGTAGTGGCGAGGAATGAGGAGGCCATGTTCCACTGTCAGTTCTcagcccacccacccccaagCCTGCAGTGGGTCTTTGAGGATGAGACTCCCATCACTAACCGAAGCCG CCCCCCGCACGTCCGCAGAGCCACTGTGTTTGCCAACGGGTCCCTGCTGCTGACCCAGGTCCGGCCGCGCAATGCAGGGGTCTACCGCTGCGTAGGCCAGGGCCAGAGGGGCCCTCCTGTCATCCTGGAGGCCACTCTCCACCTGGCAG AGATTGAAGATATGCCACCATTTGAGCCACGGGTGTTCACGGCTGGCAGCGAGGAGCGTGTGGCCTGCCCGCCCCCCCAGGGTCTGCCGGAGCCCAGTGTGTGGTGGGAGCACGCGGGAGCCCGTCTGCCTGCCCATGGCAGAGTCTACCAGCAGGGCCATGAGCTGGTGTTTGCCAGCACTGCCGAGAGCGATGCTGGTGTCTATACCTGCCATGCGGCCAACCTGGCTGGTTGGCGGAGACAGGATGTCAACATCACCGTGGCCA CTGTGCCCACGTGGCTGGAGAAGCCCCAAGACAGCCAGCTGGAGGAGGGCAAGCCAGGCTATTTGCATTGCCTGACCCAGGCCACACCCAAACCCACAGTCTCCTGGTACAGAAACCAGATGCTCATCTCTGAG GACTCGCGGTTCGAGGTCTTCAAGAACGGGACCTTGCGCATCAACAGCGTGGAGGTGTACGACGGGACGTGGTACCGCTGCGTGAGCAGCACCCCCGCTGGCAGCATCGAGGCCCAGGCCCGCGTCCAAGTGCTGG AAAAGCTCAAGTTCACACCACCGCCCCGGCCGCAGCAGTGCATGGAGTTCGACAAGGAGGCCACGGTTCCCTGCTCAGCCACAGGCCGAGAGAAGCCCACTATTAAGTGGGTCCGGGCAG ATGGGAGCAGCCTTCCAGAGTGGGTGACAGACAACGCCGGGACCTTGCACTTCTCCAGGGTGACCCGCAATGACGCTGGCAACTACACTTGCATCGCCTCCAATGGGCTGCAGGGCCAGATCCGTGCCCACGTCCAGCTCACCGTGGCAG TGTTCATCACCTTCAAGGTGGAGCCGGAGCGCACGACCGTGTACCAGGGCCACACGGCCCTGCTGCGGTGCGAGGCCCAGGGGGACCCCAAGCCACTCATTCAGTGGAAGGGCAAAGACCGTATCCTGGACCCCACCAAGCTGGGACCCAG GATGCACATCTTCCAGAACGGCTCCCTGGTGATCCACGATGTTGCCCCCGAGGACTCGGGCCGCTACACCTGCATTGCGGGCAACAGCTGCAACATCAAACACACAGAGGCCCCCCTCTACGTCGTGG ACAAGCCGATGCTGGAGGAGTCGGAGGGCCTGGGCAGCCCTCCACCTTACAAGATGATCCAGACTATCGGGCTGTCGGTGGGCGCCGCCGTGGCTTACATCATTGCCGTGCTGGGCCTCATGTTCTACTGCAAGAAGCGCTGCAAGGCCAAGCGGCTTCAGAAGCAGCCGGAGGGCGAGGAGCCAGAGATGGAGTGCCTCAACG GCGGGCCTCTGCAGAACGGACAGCCCTCAGCAGAGATCCAAGAGGAAGTGGCCTTGACCAGCTTGGGCTCCAGCTCCGCAGCCACCAACAAACGCCACAGCACAAGTGACAAGATGCACTTCCCTCGGGCCAGCCTGCAGCCCATCACCACACTGG GGAAGAGCGAGTTTGGGGAGGTGTTCCTGGCAAAGGCGCAGGGCTTGGAGGAGGGGGTGCCAGAGACCCTGGTGCTTGTGAAGAGCCTGCAGAGCCGGGACGAGCAGCAGCAGCTGGACTTCCGGAGGGAGTTCGAGATGTTTGGGAAGCTGAACCACGCCAACGTGGTGCGGCTGCTGGGGCTGTGCCGGGAGGCCGAGCCCCACTACATGGTGCTGGAGTATGTGGACCTG GGAGACCTCAAACAGTTCCTGAGGATTTCCAAGAGCAAGGATGAAAAGTTGAAGTCGCAGCCCCTCAGCACGAAGCAGAAG GTGGCTCTGTGTACCCAGgtggccctgggaatggagcaCCTGTCCAACAACCGCTTTGTGCACAAGGACCTGGCCGCTCGAAACTGCCTGGTCAGCGCTCAGAGACAGGTGAAGGTGTCGGCCCTGGGGCTCAGCAAGGACGTGTACAACAG TGAGTACTACCACTTCCGCCAGGCCTGGGTGCCGCTGCGCTGGATGTCCCCTGAGGCCATCCTGGAGGGCGACTTCTCCACCAAGTCTGATGTCTGGGCCTTCGGCGTGCTGATGTGGGAAGTGTTCACTCACGGGGAAATGCCCCATGGTGGGCAGGCAGACGATGAAGTGCTGGCAG ACTTGCAGGCTGGGAAGGCCAGACTCCCGCAGCCTGAGGGCTGCCCTTCCAAGCTCTACCGGCTGATGCAGCGCTGCTGGGCCCTCAGCCCCAAGGACCGGCCCTCCTTCAGTGAGATCGCCAACACCCTGGGAGACAGCCCCGCGGATAACAAGCCGTGA
- the PTK7 gene encoding inactive tyrosine-protein kinase 7 isoform X1: MGAARGTPSSPRRLPLLSVLLLPLLGGAQATIVFIKEPSSQDALQGRRALLRCEVEASGPVHVYWLLDGAPVQDTERRFAQGSSLSFAAVDRLQDSGAFQCVARDDATGEEARSANASFNIKWIESGPVVLKHPASEAEIQPQTQVMLRCHIDGHPRPTYQWFQDGSALSDGQSNHTVSSKEKNLTLRPAGPEHSGIYSCCAHNAFGQACSSQNFTLSIADESFARVVLAPQDVVVARNEEAMFHCQFSAHPPPSLQWVFEDETPITNRSRPPHVRRATVFANGSLLLTQVRPRNAGVYRCVGQGQRGPPVILEATLHLAEIEDMPPFEPRVFTAGSEERVACPPPQGLPEPSVWWEHAGARLPAHGRVYQQGHELVFASTAESDAGVYTCHAANLAGWRRQDVNITVATVPTWLEKPQDSQLEEGKPGYLHCLTQATPKPTVSWYRNQMLISEDSRFEVFKNGTLRINSVEVYDGTWYRCVSSTPAGSIEAQARVQVLEKLKFTPPPRPQQCMEFDKEATVPCSATGREKPTIKWVRADGSSLPEWVTDNAGTLHFSRVTRNDAGNYTCIASNGLQGQIRAHVQLTVAVFITFKVEPERTTVYQGHTALLRCEAQGDPKPLIQWKGKDRILDPTKLGPRMHIFQNGSLVIHDVAPEDSGRYTCIAGNSCNIKHTEAPLYVVDKPMLEESEGLGSPPPYKMIQTIGLSVGAAVAYIIAVLGLMFYCKKRCKAKRLQKQPEGEEPEMECLNGGPLQNGQPSAEIQEEVALTSLGSSSAATNKRHSTSDKMHFPRASLQPITTLGKSEFGEVFLAKAQGLEEGVPETLVLVKSLQSRDEQQQLDFRREFEMFGKLNHANVVRLLGLCREAEPHYMVLEYVDLGDLKQFLRISKSKDEKLKSQPLSTKQKVALCTQVALGMEHLSNNRFVHKDLAARNCLVSAQRQVKVSALGLSKDVYNSEYYHFRQAWVPLRWMSPEAILEGDFSTKSDVWAFGVLMWEVFTHGEMPHGGQADDEVLADLQAGKARLPQPEGCPSKLYRLMQRCWALSPKDRPSFSEIANTLGDSPADNKP, encoded by the exons GTGCCCAGGCAACCATTGTCTTCATCAAGGAGCCATCCTCCCAGGATGCGCTGCAGGGGCGCCGGGCGCTGCTCCGCTGTGAGGTCGAGGCCTCAGGCCCAGTGCACGTGTACTGGCTGCTGGATGGGGCCCCTGTCCAGGACACCGAGCGGCGCTTCGCCCAGGGCAGCAGCCTGAGCTTTGCAGCTGTGGACCGGCTGCAGGACTCGGGAGCCTTCCAGTGCGTGGCTCGGGATGATGCCACCGGAGAGGAGGCTCGCAGTGCCAATGCCTCCTTCAACATCAAAT gGATTGAGTCCGGTCCCGTGGTCCTGAAGCATCCAGCCTCGGAAGCCGAGATCCAGCCACAGACCCAGGTCATGTTGCGTTGTCACATTGATGGGCACCCTCG GCCCACCTACCAGTGGTTCCAAGATGGGAGTGCCCTGTCTGATGGTCAGAGCAACCACACGGTCAGCAGTAAGGAGAAGAACCTGACCCTCCGGCCAGCCGGCCCTGAGCACAGTGGCATCTACTCCTGCTGTGCCCACAATGCCTTTGGCCAGGCCTGCAGCAGCCAGAACTTCACCTTGAGCATTGCTG ATGAGAGCTTTGCCAGGGTGGTACTGGCTCCCCAGGACGTGGTAGTGGCGAGGAATGAGGAGGCCATGTTCCACTGTCAGTTCTcagcccacccacccccaagCCTGCAGTGGGTCTTTGAGGATGAGACTCCCATCACTAACCGAAGCCG CCCCCCGCACGTCCGCAGAGCCACTGTGTTTGCCAACGGGTCCCTGCTGCTGACCCAGGTCCGGCCGCGCAATGCAGGGGTCTACCGCTGCGTAGGCCAGGGCCAGAGGGGCCCTCCTGTCATCCTGGAGGCCACTCTCCACCTGGCAG AGATTGAAGATATGCCACCATTTGAGCCACGGGTGTTCACGGCTGGCAGCGAGGAGCGTGTGGCCTGCCCGCCCCCCCAGGGTCTGCCGGAGCCCAGTGTGTGGTGGGAGCACGCGGGAGCCCGTCTGCCTGCCCATGGCAGAGTCTACCAGCAGGGCCATGAGCTGGTGTTTGCCAGCACTGCCGAGAGCGATGCTGGTGTCTATACCTGCCATGCGGCCAACCTGGCTGGTTGGCGGAGACAGGATGTCAACATCACCGTGGCCA CTGTGCCCACGTGGCTGGAGAAGCCCCAAGACAGCCAGCTGGAGGAGGGCAAGCCAGGCTATTTGCATTGCCTGACCCAGGCCACACCCAAACCCACAGTCTCCTGGTACAGAAACCAGATGCTCATCTCTGAG GACTCGCGGTTCGAGGTCTTCAAGAACGGGACCTTGCGCATCAACAGCGTGGAGGTGTACGACGGGACGTGGTACCGCTGCGTGAGCAGCACCCCCGCTGGCAGCATCGAGGCCCAGGCCCGCGTCCAAGTGCTGG AAAAGCTCAAGTTCACACCACCGCCCCGGCCGCAGCAGTGCATGGAGTTCGACAAGGAGGCCACGGTTCCCTGCTCAGCCACAGGCCGAGAGAAGCCCACTATTAAGTGGGTCCGGGCAG ATGGGAGCAGCCTTCCAGAGTGGGTGACAGACAACGCCGGGACCTTGCACTTCTCCAGGGTGACCCGCAATGACGCTGGCAACTACACTTGCATCGCCTCCAATGGGCTGCAGGGCCAGATCCGTGCCCACGTCCAGCTCACCGTGGCAG TGTTCATCACCTTCAAGGTGGAGCCGGAGCGCACGACCGTGTACCAGGGCCACACGGCCCTGCTGCGGTGCGAGGCCCAGGGGGACCCCAAGCCACTCATTCAGTGGAAGGGCAAAGACCGTATCCTGGACCCCACCAAGCTGGGACCCAG GATGCACATCTTCCAGAACGGCTCCCTGGTGATCCACGATGTTGCCCCCGAGGACTCGGGCCGCTACACCTGCATTGCGGGCAACAGCTGCAACATCAAACACACAGAGGCCCCCCTCTACGTCGTGG ACAAGCCGATGCTGGAGGAGTCGGAGGGCCTGGGCAGCCCTCCACCTTACAAGATGATCCAGACTATCGGGCTGTCGGTGGGCGCCGCCGTGGCTTACATCATTGCCGTGCTGGGCCTCATGTTCTACTGCAAGAAGCGCTGCAAGGCCAAGCGGCTTCAGAAGCAGCCGGAGGGCGAGGAGCCAGAGATGGAGTGCCTCAACG GCGGGCCTCTGCAGAACGGACAGCCCTCAGCAGAGATCCAAGAGGAAGTGGCCTTGACCAGCTTGGGCTCCAGCTCCGCAGCCACCAACAAACGCCACAGCACAAGTGACAAGATGCACTTCCCTCGGGCCAGCCTGCAGCCCATCACCACACTGG GGAAGAGCGAGTTTGGGGAGGTGTTCCTGGCAAAGGCGCAGGGCTTGGAGGAGGGGGTGCCAGAGACCCTGGTGCTTGTGAAGAGCCTGCAGAGCCGGGACGAGCAGCAGCAGCTGGACTTCCGGAGGGAGTTCGAGATGTTTGGGAAGCTGAACCACGCCAACGTGGTGCGGCTGCTGGGGCTGTGCCGGGAGGCCGAGCCCCACTACATGGTGCTGGAGTATGTGGACCTG GGAGACCTCAAACAGTTCCTGAGGATTTCCAAGAGCAAGGATGAAAAGTTGAAGTCGCAGCCCCTCAGCACGAAGCAGAAG GTGGCTCTGTGTACCCAGgtggccctgggaatggagcaCCTGTCCAACAACCGCTTTGTGCACAAGGACCTGGCCGCTCGAAACTGCCTGGTCAGCGCTCAGAGACAGGTGAAGGTGTCGGCCCTGGGGCTCAGCAAGGACGTGTACAACAG TGAGTACTACCACTTCCGCCAGGCCTGGGTGCCGCTGCGCTGGATGTCCCCTGAGGCCATCCTGGAGGGCGACTTCTCCACCAAGTCTGATGTCTGGGCCTTCGGCGTGCTGATGTGGGAAGTGTTCACTCACGGGGAAATGCCCCATGGTGGGCAGGCAGACGATGAAGTGCTGGCAG ACTTGCAGGCTGGGAAGGCCAGACTCCCGCAGCCTGAGGGCTGCCCTTCCAAGCTCTACCGGCTGATGCAGCGCTGCTGGGCCCTCAGCCCCAAGGACCGGCCCTCCTTCAGTGAGATCGCCAACACCCTGGGAGACAGCCCCGCGGATAACAAGCCGTGA